One genomic segment of Brassica napus cultivar Da-Ae chromosome A3, Da-Ae, whole genome shotgun sequence includes these proteins:
- the LOC111214736 gene encoding zinc finger protein ZAT3-like produces the protein MTTNNSDSDPNFHTPLNPTSNAIIPFYRTPNLQLALSPSYDQSPRKKRTKTVALPSSSSPKPKPKYPRKPDPNAPKITRPCTECGKTFWSWKALFGHMRCHPERQWRGINPPPNHRGPTPASFSNQNQRSPNWVSLMTEEDHEVASYLLMLANSTPSSSSSGERFECGGCKKVFGSHQALGGHRASHKNVKGCFAITNVADDPMTVTTTPLTTPSDQDHQGKIVTFMGNHKCNICFRVFSSGQALGGHMRCHWEKEEETMVGGAFDLNVPATIQDISTSDTTGCSLDLRLGL, from the coding sequence ATGACCACCAATAATTCCGATTCTGATCCCAATTTTCACACTCCACTTAACCCTACTTCCAACGCAATCATCCCTTTCTACCGTACTCCGAATCTCCAACTTGCTTTATCTCCAAGTTACGATCAGAGCCCTAGAAAGAAACGCACCAAAACGGTTGCATTACCCTCTAGTTcttcaccaaaaccaaaaccaaaataccCTAGAAAGCCAGACCCTAATGCCCCCAAAATCACACGTCCATGTACCGAATGTGGCAAAACGTTTTGGTCATGGAAAGCTCTCTTTGGTCACATGAGATGTCACCCTGAGCGTCAATGGCGTGGCATCAACCCTCCTCCTAACCACCGTGGCCCCACCCCGGCTTCATTTTCAAACCAGAACCAGAGATCACCAAATTGGGTCTCCCTTATGACCGAGGAAGATCATGAAGTCGCTTCTTATCTCTTAATGCTGGCTAATTCCACACCGTCATCATCAAGTAGTGGTGAGCGGTTCGAGTGTGGAGGTTGCAAGAAAGTGTTTGGATCACATCAGGCTTTAGGAGGACATAGAGCTAGTCACAAGAACGTTAAAGGATGCTTCGCTATCACGAACGTGGCTGATGATCCTATGACGGTTACTACTACTCCACTGACTACTCCTAGTGATCAAGATCACCAGGGTAAGATCGTTACGTTTATGGGGAATCATAAGtgtaatatatgttttagaGTATTCTCCAGTGGCCAGGCGTTAGGAGGTCACATGAGATGTCACTGGGAGAAAGAAGAGGAGACGATGGTCGGTGGTGCGTTCGATCTGAATGTTCCTGCAACAATACAGGATATTTCTACTTCGGACACAACAGGGTGTTCATTAGATCTTAGGTTAGGGCTTTAA